Genomic DNA from Paenibacillus borealis:
GCCTTCGATATTCAGCTCCTCTCCGGGGATTGTGCCGTTCTTCTATTCTACCTGGAGGATCTCGATGTCTTCCTGGAGCGTGTCCAGGGCAAAACCGCTGCCCAGAAGCTGCAGCTGCTGCATTTCATTGTGAATAATGTGGTCGAAGAGCTTGTAAGCGTTAAGCACAGGGGTTATATGGCTGAAACGGATGATGCCATGCCTTGTCTGGTCAGCCTGTCCCCTGCCTCCCCGGATGAGCACAATAGCGATCTGCTGCAGGTGGCCCGTTCCGCGCAAGAATTTCTTGCACAGACGTACAATATCTACCTTACGGTGTCGGTCAGCCGGGTTCATCACGGAATCCGGCAGCTTCAGCAGGCTTATCAGGAGGCCTTGGATGCCATGGAATATAAGCTGGTGATGGGCAAACAGGAGATTCTCTCCTATGAAGAGATTGAGCGGAACATTACCCGTCCCGATACAGATTCCGGTTACTTCTATCCCCTTCAGCTGGAGCAGCAGTTAATTAATTATGTAAAAGTAGGCGATTTCCAGTCGGCTGTTACCGCCTTGGACGATATCCTGCAGCTGAACCTGTCGAATCACCCGGTAAAGATCCCTTTAGCCCGCTGCCTTATGCTCGATCTGGTAGGGACTTTGATCAAGAGCATCGGTGAACTTGGACCCGCGCAGGATAATATCCTGCTGCAGAATCCGAAGCGCATCGACAGGCTCTCTTCTGCAGAGACGTTAGCTGAAATGCAGGAGCAGCTGAAGTCCATGCTTAAGGAAGCCTGTGAATATGCCGGGGCCAGACGGCTGCAGAATGTTCAGGAGAACCGTAACCGGGCCTTGAATGACCTAATCAGCGGGGTAACGGCATTTATAGACGGACATTTCACGGATCCGGGCTTGAACGTCTCCATGCTGGGGCAGCACTTTGATCTGAAGCCTACTTATCTGTCGAAGCTGTTCAAGGAGCAGTCGGGGGAAGCCCTTTTGGATACGATCAACAAGCAGCGGATCGGCTGGGCCAAGCAATTGATTCAGGAGCAGCGGCTGACGGTCAACGAAGCGGCGGAGAAGTCAGGCTTTAATGATGTTGGCACCTTTATCCGCACCTTCAAGAAGATCGAGGGGATCACCCCCGGCAAGTATAAAGAGGTCACCGAAGATTAACAGTGCCCCTGCCCGTCACCCAACCGTGGCGTACAGGGGTTTTTGGGCATTCTGCAAGGACTTCAGCCGCGCCCGCAGAGCAATCGCCTATCGTTTTGTGCATTTTGCCGATACCCGCAGCAGCTTTTTCAACCGCATTGGATGTACTGCACATATACAGCAAACCGGGGCCGACCGTATAGTTATGGCATGAACCCCGGCACCACAGCGGGTTCTTACAACTACTAATGGAATCAATTGAGGAGGTTAACAAGAATGAGGAGAACAAGCAGAAAAATAATGTTTTCGCTCATGGCATCCCTGATTGCAGGCACCACGCTGGCAGGATGCTCCGAGAACAAGGCAGGGAATAATACCCCTTCCGGCTCAGACACAGCATCAGAATCAGCAGCGGTATACCCGATGAAAACAGACAGCACACTCACTTATTGGGGAGCATTGCCTAACAATCTGACCGGGGTGAAGTCTGCGCATGCAGAGGTTCCCTTTTATCAGGAATGGCAGAAACGCACTGGGGTTACAGTAGATTTCACCGCACCTCCGGCTAACCAGGTCGACGAATCCTTCAACGTGATGCTCGCTTCCGGAGAATTGCCTGATATGCTGGAGTACAACTTCTTCAACTTCCCCGGCGGCCCGGAAAAGGCAATCAAGGACGGCTACATCATGGAGCTGAATGACCTGATCGACAAATATGCTCCGAACTACAAGAAGTATCTCCATGAGCATCCTGAGGTGGAGAAAATGGTCAAGACAGACAAGGGCAGCTATTACTCGTTTCCTTTTATCCGCGGGGATGAATCGCTGCTTACCTTCCAGGGGCCGGTGATCCGCAAGGACTGGCTGGATGAGCTGGGTCTGCCCGTGCCCGAAACCATCGATGAATGGACTACTACTTTGAAAGCGTTTAAAGAGAAAAAAGGGGCCGCGGCACCGATCTCCTTCGTCGCCAAACCGCGTGTGTTCAATGAACTGGGCAACGGCGCTTTCATCGGGGCGTTTGGTGTAACCCGCGATTTCTATCTGGAGGACGGCAAGGTTATATTTGGTCCGGCAGAGCCGGGTTATAAGGACTTCCTTAGCCTGTTCAGGGGGTGGTATGCTGACGGACTGCTGGATAAAGACGTGGCCACCGTCGATTCCAAGGTGATGGATGCCAATATTACATCAGGGCAGACCGGGGCTACCTGGGCCAATGCAGGCGGCGGTATCGGGAAATGGCAGCCGATCCTTAAGGGAGCCGATCCGCAGGCTTCCATTGTCGCGGCCCCTTATCCGGTGCTGGAGAAGGGCATTACACCGAAGTTCGGCCAACGCGATTATGCCTTCTCTACCGGCGGGATGGTGGCGATCTCGGCAACGTCCAAGAATGCGGAGCTGGCGGTCAAGCTGCTTGATTACGGCTACAGCGAGGAAGGCAATAAGCTGTTCAACTTCGGAACAGAGGGTGTCAGCTACACCATGGAAGACGGTTATCCGAAATTTACGGATCTGCTGATGAGCAATCCCGACAAGCTGGCCCCTGCACAAGCCATGTCTCTCTACATTCGCGGCAATACGATGGGTCCCTTTGTCTCCGATAAACGGGTCTCCGAACAATACCTGAACCTGCCGGAGCAGCAGGCCGCGATACCTATCTGGCAGAAGACGGATATGGCCAAATACCAGATTCCGCTGTTAACTCCAACTCCGGAGGAAAGCGCTGAATATGCCAACATCATGGCGGATGTGAACACGCTGGTCGATGAAATGACACTGAAGATTATCCTTGGAACTGAGCCGCTTGAGGCTTATGACAAGTATCTGGAGAAGCTGAATTCCGTCAAGCTCCCGCGTGCCATTGAGATTAAACAGGCCGCACTGGAGCGGTACTTGAAGCGCTAAACTACAGCCAAGCCGGGAGCAGCACGTTGATCGGCTGAAGAGCTGCTCCCGTAAGGAGGAAAAGAGAAATCATGTCCAAATTAGCTCCTATGACCGGCGTTCAAACTTCTGTTAACAACAGCTTTAAGCGACGTTTTATCCGTGATTTTAAGCTGAACAGACTGCTGTATATCATGATGATTCCTGTCATCCTCTACTATGCCGTATTCCATTACGCACCGATGTATGGGGCGATTATTGCCTTTAAGGATTTCTCCCCGATGAAAGGGATTATGGGCAGCGACTGGGTAGGATTTCAGCATTTCAGGGATTTCTTCTCCAGCTATTATTTCTGGCGTATTCTGGGTAATACCGTTCTCATCAGCGTGTATTCTATTCTGTTTATGTTTCCGGCCCCGATCCTTCTGGCTCTGCTGATCAATGAAGTGAGAAATCAGAGCTTCAAACGGATAGTCCAGACCTTCTCGTATATGCCCTACTTCATTTCACTCGTCGTCATTTGCGGTATGATTACCGACTTCACCAACAGCAACGGGGTCATTAATACACTATTCTCCTGGTTAGGGTATGACGGAACCGCCATGCTGCAGAAGCCCGGCCTGTTCCGCCCGGTTTATATCCTGTCCGAAATCTGGCAGAAGATCGGCTGGGAATCCATAATCTACATTGCCGCCTTGGCCGGTATTGACCAGGAGCAGTATGAAGCCGCCCGGATTGACGGTGCCAGCCGTCTGAAGCAGATGCTGCACATTACCCTGCCGGGAATTCTGCCTACGATCACCATCATGTTCATCCTGCGGATGGGCAATATGCTGAATGTCGGCTTCGAGAAAATCATTCTGCTCTACAATCCTGTAACCTATGAAACAGCTGACGTCATTTCTTCCTTTGTGTACAGAAAGGGCTTGCTGGAATTCGGCTGGAGCTATAGTTCAGCAGTCGGCTTGTTTAACTCGGTTGTGAATCTCATTCTATTGATCTCGGCCAATTATATCAGCCGCAGAGTCAATAAAACCAGCCTTTGGTAGGAGGAAACCGTTATGCATGCCGAAACCGGCCTGAGAAATAAAATCTTTGATTACACCATTAACACCGTGCTGATTCTCCTCGTTATCGTAACGTTATATCCGCTGTTATATGTACTGTTCGCCTCCTTCAGCGATTCCGCGCAGCTGGTTGCGAGCAAGGGATTCCTGTGGAAGCCGCTGGGCTTCAGTCTCGAAGCTTACAAGAGCGTGTTTAGCAATCCCGGCATTATCAAAGGTTACGGCAATACATTGTTCATTCTGGTCTTCGGTGTCACCCTTAACATGCTGCTGACTGCCATAGCAGCCTACGTGCTGTCGAGAAGAAATGTAATGTGGAACAGCGCCTTCACGCTGCTGATCGTGTTCACGATGTTCTTCCACGGAGGTCTGATACCGATGTACCTGATCGTAAAGGGCGTCGGATTAATTGATTCCATCTGGGCCACCATCATACCGTTCGCTGTCAGTACCTTTAACCTGATTATCATGCGCACCGCATTCTCGGCGATTCCCGAGAGCCTGGAGGAATCGGCCAAGATCGACGGCGCTAACCATTTGACGATCCTGTTCCGGATCGTATTGCCTTTGTCCAAGCCGGTTATAGCTGTAATGGTGCTCTATTATGCCGTCGAGAAGTGGAATGCGTGGTTCTATGCATCCATCTTTCTGAGGGACAGAGACCTGTTCCCGCTGCAGCTGGTGCTCCGGGAGATCCTGATTGCCAATTCAACAGACAGCATGTCGGCAGGAGCAAGCTCGGCGGATCAGTTCATGATAGGAGAAACGATTAAATACGCCACCATTATCGTGGCAACGGTGCCCATCCTGTGTGTGTATCCCTTCGTCCAGAAGTATTTCGAGAAGGGTGTAATGATTGGTGCGGTGAAGGGGTAATAGAAAGTCGAGACTCCAGCCGGGTGGTTCGGACAGGCGGATACGGGAATAGAATCGCAGGAATGGCAGGGTTCTCCCGGCTATTATGGGGACTGGTTCCTTATTGAGCCGGAGGGGCTTGCCAGCGGGATAAATCCCGATTCCCCGGCATGAAGACACTCACTAGAATGTTCTGTAAAATATACAGCCTTCCCGCCGGTCAATCTCCTGCATCCCCAGCTTGGACAGAACCTTAATAGACGGAAGGTTATCCTCCAGACAATCCGCTGTTACAGCGTTTACTCCATGTTGCGCCAGACCCCATTCCAGCAACGCCGGGACCGCTTCAGATGCATATCCCTTTTCCCGCTGCGCTTCAATAATGGCGTAGCCTATGTCAATCACACCATGCTCATCAGGAGCGCCTTTGAATCCCCCATCACCTACAACGGAATGATTCTCTTTACTGATAAATAACCAGGCATCGAAGCCGTCAGGGACTGGATGATCCGCCAGGTTCCCTAGAATCATTGGCAGAATATCCTTGATATCTGCCTTTTCCGGCCACGTATCCGTCCTTACCGCCCCCAATAACTCATAAGCCGAGTGATCATGACCGATTATTTTCCGCACAAAATCATAAGTCATCGGAACTAAACGGAGCCTCTTGGTTTCGATTATTACATTACTTTGGGTCACAAGATGACCTCCCTCAACACATAAGGATCAACAAAGCAGATCATATCAGATTATCAATTGAAATAAACTGTAAAGTTTGATTTCAAAATATGTGTACAGCAATCCGCTCGTGTTACGGGACGTTCTTTGGCTCCCCTCCTTCAAGGAGTCCTGGAATTCCCCTGACTACCAGGACAGGTTTGAACACATCTGGAGTCTAATCAAACAGGGGGTTTGATGAGAACCACCATAAATGCCAACTTTGTTTCAATGAGGAATGAGCGGGGTAAATTCAACTCAAAGTTACCTTTATTACATTTTAAGTATCTGACAGACCTTCAAGCCGAAGGTCTATTTTTTACGACAATATAAACTTTTCTAGGGAGGCCGCCATGCATCGCGTAAATCTGAACCAGGAACGATTTAACCAGCAGGTCATTGATAATGCTTCCTTTGGAATCGCACTCGTTGGACCGGATGGTGGGATATTGACTGTGAATCACGCCATGGAACGGATTTTTGGCTATTCCGGGGCAGAGCTTGATGGTATGAAGCTGGAAGACCTTTTTAATCCCGATGATTTGGGAAATATTCACGACCTCAAGGAACTCATGGGGGACCGAACAGTTATACAGCTTGAAACGCGGTTTCTTTCAAAAAAAGGTGAACCTATGTGGGGAATGCTCACTCTCACCTTTTTCAGCGAAGATGCGGATCATCCATCATATTACATTTGCCAGATCGTTGACATTACTAAGCAAAAGGAATCGGAGCAACACCTTCAGGAGTCCGTTGAACGTTACACTTCGCTAAAAAAGTACAACCATGATTCCGTCATTTCCTTTGGCCTCGACGGCCGGATCATTAACGCTAACAGTATGGCAGAAAAATTAACCGGCTACTCCATCGAATCCGATCTGATCGGGATGGAACTGGCCACTCTGATCGGACAGGAAAGTGTCCAGAACATTCTGGACAGAGCTCTGTACGATAAAACGGTTGATCAGCACATCAACTCCCTTTACGTCAAAAATGGCGAGGTCGTAGAAGTGCTTACCAGCATTGCACCGATTTACGTAAATAATCAAAATATCGGCTTCTATCTTATATGCAAAGACATTTCCGAGCAGAGACAGCTGATGCTTGCCAAGGAAGCCGCCGAATCTACAAACAGGGCTAAAAGCGAGTTCCTGGCCATGATGAGCCATGAAATCCGCACTCCGATGAACGGGGTTGTAGGCATGACGGATATTCTGCTGGATACCACCGAAGTTACTGAAGAGCAGCGGAGCTACCTGGAAATTATCCGTAAAAGCGGTGAAACCCTGCTTAATATTATCAATGATATCCTCGATCTTTCCAAGATTGAAGCAGGCCGGACTGAACTGCAGGAGCATACCTTCGATCTGCGTAAATGCATCAAGGACAGCTTTGCCGTCATTTCCATGAGTGCTGCCCAGAAGCAGCTGGAGCTCTCCAGTACTATAAATCACGATGTTCCCGATTATGTATACGGAGACAGCGAGCGTCTAAAGCAGGTGCTTCTCAACCTGCTCGGCAATGCCGTGAAATTCACCCCGAGCGGCAGCATCTCCGTAAAAGTGAAGCTTGTCCGGGAAGATCCGTCCATGCTGGCCTTCACGGTGACAGATACGGGCATTGGAATTGATCCCGCCCGGCTTACCGATATTTTCGAACCCTTTTCACAGATTGACAGTTTTATGACGCGTAAACATGAAGGCACCGGACTTGGCCTTGCCATCAGCCGCAGAATCATCGGCATGATGGGCGGGGAGATTTATGCGGAAAGTGACGGCACAAGCGGCTCTTCCTTCACCTTCACCATCAAGCCCAAGCAAGCCGCAGGCCCTCACACCCACGAGGCTTCCATAAACAAGCTTGCTGACACACGCAAGGTTAGCATTCTGCTTGCTGAAGACAATTATATCAATCAGCTGGTGATGACCAAAACACTTGAAAAAATAGGCCACAGGATTATTACCGTCACGAACGGGATAGATGCTGTTGAAGCCGCATGCAAAGAGCCGTTTGATCTCATTTTAATGGATCTGCATATGCCGATTATGAACGGTTTCGAGGCGGTAAAGAGGATCAGAGAAGAGCTTAAGGAGAAGAGTCCGCCCATTATTGCGGTTACAGCAAATGCCTTGAAGGGGGACCGGGAAAAGTGTCTGGCGGCAGGGATGGATGAGTACGTCAGTAAGCCTGTAAAGCGGGAGGTCATTCTGAAGCTTATCAACCAGTTTGTCAACTCCTCAAGCTTATAGAAAATAATCTGATACAGCGCAAGTTCAGCAGACTTCTGGGCATGCTAACCCTGTTTGACATTAAATCATAAAGGAGCTTACTTATGACTGGAATTCTAGGCGGCAATGCCAAAGATGAACCGATGCATTATGGAGAGATCTACAATGTATGGCAAGCCTCAATGGTAGCCAAAGGCGCACTATCATGTTATAGGGCCTATATGTATCATGCGGGTGACCATGATCTCAAAAAAATATTAGGGACTTTAATTGATCAGGCGGAGCTGGAGATCAGTGAGTGCGATTCGCTGCTGGCAGATCAGGGCCTGGCCTCGGCACCGGTAATGCCGAACCGGCCTGAAGCGAAGCTGGAGGATATTCCTGTAGGTGCAAGATTCACAGATCCGGAGATTGCCGCCAAACTTGCTGCGGATATCGCTACCGGGCTGGTGGCTTGCAGCATGGTAATGGGTCAGTCCATCCGGGAGGATATCGGCGCCTTATTCGCTAAATATCACCTGACCAAAGCGGCAATCGGCCTTAAAATTATGCATCTGACCAAGAAAAACGGCTGGCTCATTCCTCCACCGCTTCAGGTAAAAAGACCGGAGACGGTTAAGGCATAGCTTAAGCTTAGCAGAAGGGAAATTGTTTAAGACGAAGGCCCGCGTTTCCGCGGGCCTTCTTTTTTGGTTGTCCTACAATCCCCTTTTTCAGAATACGCTTAAATATGAAGGGGGAGGATAATATTAACGTATTTATAGGTTATATCTTTCTCGGGCTTTCTCTCTCCGCACCGATTGGTCCCATTAATGCCGCACAGCTGGACAAGGGGCTCCGCGGAGGGTTCCTGCACGCCTGGTCCGTCGGACTTGGTGCCGTCAGCGCCGATATTATTTACATGCTGCTTGTCTATTTCGGCATGATTCATTTGTTGGATGCACCGTTTGTCAAAGCTTTTTTGTGGCTGTTCGGGTTCTTTGTCCTCGTCTATACAGGTGTGGAGAGCATCCTAAATTCCGGGGAAATTTCAGCAACAGAACTTAGAGGAAATGATGCCTCTCTGTTTAAATCCTTTTTGTCCGGGTTCATGATGTCACTGTTCAATCCCCTGTCCATCTTGTTCTGGCTGGGCATTTATGGTTCGATATTGGCCAAAGCGGCAAGCCAGTATCCAATGCACCAGTTATTGCTGTACAGCGGAGCCATCATCCTGGGAATTCTGCTCTGGGATGTAACTATGGCAGCCGCCTCCAGCATCTTCCGCCAATTTATGACGGTCCGGGTATTACAAGTGATCTCTGTATTGTCCGGTCTGTCGCTGGTCGGATTCGGCTTCTATTTCGGTGTACAGGCTGTGCAGCTGCTCTTTCTTTAAAGCTTGCTCCTCCGCATCCGGATGCCCTTAATCCGGAACCCGGGGCCGCCAGCCAGAGAGTGGTGATCATTCGTTTGTCCGTCCAGTGAGCACTCCTTAACGGAGTTGCCTGTCTTATTACGGAAATGTTGAAAGATCCAGTCACTTAAGGCAATTAGCGAAACAATCAGCAGACTGATATAGAAGCCGGGACGGCTGAGCCGGTGAAACAGTGTGCCCGTTACAGCTGCCCCAATCAGTATTAAGCCCGTCCAGCGTTTCACACCGCTTAGCTTGGCCGGCTTCAGCAGTCTGCCGGAGGAGAGCAGAATAAAGGACCAGTTATACAGGATCATCAGTCCCGCAGCCGTAGTGATGTATTCATATACTTTGCCCGGCAGCCACAGTGACATCATAATAGCACCGGATAATCCGGCAGCAATCAGGCACAAGGCGTTGAACGGATATTTCTTCTTCCATTTCTTCGAGAATAGCCGGGGGGCATCGCCTTCCTGGGCCAAGGTCATCATCATGGAGGTAATGGCATACAGTGATGCAGTCATCGTAGAGAAGCCGGCTATAATCAATACTCCGTTGAACAAATGAGGCACGAAAGCCA
This window encodes:
- a CDS encoding extracellular solute-binding protein, which gives rise to MASLIAGTTLAGCSENKAGNNTPSGSDTASESAAVYPMKTDSTLTYWGALPNNLTGVKSAHAEVPFYQEWQKRTGVTVDFTAPPANQVDESFNVMLASGELPDMLEYNFFNFPGGPEKAIKDGYIMELNDLIDKYAPNYKKYLHEHPEVEKMVKTDKGSYYSFPFIRGDESLLTFQGPVIRKDWLDELGLPVPETIDEWTTTLKAFKEKKGAAAPISFVAKPRVFNELGNGAFIGAFGVTRDFYLEDGKVIFGPAEPGYKDFLSLFRGWYADGLLDKDVATVDSKVMDANITSGQTGATWANAGGGIGKWQPILKGADPQASIVAAPYPVLEKGITPKFGQRDYAFSTGGMVAISATSKNAELAVKLLDYGYSEEGNKLFNFGTEGVSYTMEDGYPKFTDLLMSNPDKLAPAQAMSLYIRGNTMGPFVSDKRVSEQYLNLPEQQAAIPIWQKTDMAKYQIPLLTPTPEESAEYANIMADVNTLVDEMTLKIILGTEPLEAYDKYLEKLNSVKLPRAIEIKQAALERYLKR
- a CDS encoding ABC transporter permease subunit, with the protein product MSKLAPMTGVQTSVNNSFKRRFIRDFKLNRLLYIMMIPVILYYAVFHYAPMYGAIIAFKDFSPMKGIMGSDWVGFQHFRDFFSSYYFWRILGNTVLISVYSILFMFPAPILLALLINEVRNQSFKRIVQTFSYMPYFISLVVICGMITDFTNSNGVINTLFSWLGYDGTAMLQKPGLFRPVYILSEIWQKIGWESIIYIAALAGIDQEQYEAARIDGASRLKQMLHITLPGILPTITIMFILRMGNMLNVGFEKIILLYNPVTYETADVISSFVYRKGLLEFGWSYSSAVGLFNSVVNLILLISANYISRRVNKTSLW
- a CDS encoding carbohydrate ABC transporter permease; amino-acid sequence: MHAETGLRNKIFDYTINTVLILLVIVTLYPLLYVLFASFSDSAQLVASKGFLWKPLGFSLEAYKSVFSNPGIIKGYGNTLFILVFGVTLNMLLTAIAAYVLSRRNVMWNSAFTLLIVFTMFFHGGLIPMYLIVKGVGLIDSIWATIIPFAVSTFNLIIMRTAFSAIPESLEESAKIDGANHLTILFRIVLPLSKPVIAVMVLYYAVEKWNAWFYASIFLRDRDLFPLQLVLREILIANSTDSMSAGASSADQFMIGETIKYATIIVATVPILCVYPFVQKYFEKGVMIGAVKG
- a CDS encoding GNAT family N-acetyltransferase, with the protein product MTQSNVIIETKRLRLVPMTYDFVRKIIGHDHSAYELLGAVRTDTWPEKADIKDILPMILGNLADHPVPDGFDAWLFISKENHSVVGDGGFKGAPDEHGVIDIGYAIIEAQREKGYASEAVPALLEWGLAQHGVNAVTADCLEDNLPSIKVLSKLGMQEIDRREGCIFYRTF
- a CDS encoding PAS domain S-box protein yields the protein MHRVNLNQERFNQQVIDNASFGIALVGPDGGILTVNHAMERIFGYSGAELDGMKLEDLFNPDDLGNIHDLKELMGDRTVIQLETRFLSKKGEPMWGMLTLTFFSEDADHPSYYICQIVDITKQKESEQHLQESVERYTSLKKYNHDSVISFGLDGRIINANSMAEKLTGYSIESDLIGMELATLIGQESVQNILDRALYDKTVDQHINSLYVKNGEVVEVLTSIAPIYVNNQNIGFYLICKDISEQRQLMLAKEAAESTNRAKSEFLAMMSHEIRTPMNGVVGMTDILLDTTEVTEEQRSYLEIIRKSGETLLNIINDILDLSKIEAGRTELQEHTFDLRKCIKDSFAVISMSAAQKQLELSSTINHDVPDYVYGDSERLKQVLLNLLGNAVKFTPSGSISVKVKLVREDPSMLAFTVTDTGIGIDPARLTDIFEPFSQIDSFMTRKHEGTGLGLAISRRIIGMMGGEIYAESDGTSGSSFTFTIKPKQAAGPHTHEASINKLADTRKVSILLAEDNYINQLVMTKTLEKIGHRIITVTNGIDAVEAACKEPFDLILMDLHMPIMNGFEAVKRIREELKEKSPPIIAVTANALKGDREKCLAAGMDEYVSKPVKREVILKLINQFVNSSSL
- a CDS encoding DUF3231 family protein, whose product is MTGILGGNAKDEPMHYGEIYNVWQASMVAKGALSCYRAYMYHAGDHDLKKILGTLIDQAELEISECDSLLADQGLASAPVMPNRPEAKLEDIPVGARFTDPEIAAKLAADIATGLVACSMVMGQSIREDIGALFAKYHLTKAAIGLKIMHLTKKNGWLIPPPLQVKRPETVKA
- a CDS encoding LysE family transporter; its protein translation is MKGEDNINVFIGYIFLGLSLSAPIGPINAAQLDKGLRGGFLHAWSVGLGAVSADIIYMLLVYFGMIHLLDAPFVKAFLWLFGFFVLVYTGVESILNSGEISATELRGNDASLFKSFLSGFMMSLFNPLSILFWLGIYGSILAKAASQYPMHQLLLYSGAIILGILLWDVTMAAASSIFRQFMTVRVLQVISVLSGLSLVGFGFYFGVQAVQLLFL